From a single Nostoc sp. MS1 genomic region:
- a CDS encoding glycosyltransferase, producing the protein MSINKTQSLLPVPVGNLQVPEFPPSYSGATDQPIQFSLIIPTYKESGNIRNVVEKLTQILDEFIPGDYELIVVDDDSPDGTWEVALSLTSEYPQLQVMRRQQERGLSTAVIRGWQAARGNILGVIDGDLQHPPHVLQELLTKIHRGADLAVASRHVDGGGVSSWSFIRRFLSRGAQLLGLMILPRVLGRVSDPMSGYFMVRRECITNATFNPVGYKILLEVIGRGQVDEIAEAGYVFRERQEGESKVTWKQYVDYIRHLIRLRISTGRLQRINESFPLGRFVRFGLVGLSGVFIDMALLYLLSDPSTLGWPLTRSKIIASEIAIFNNFLWNDAWTFADVSMQQQGWSQRIKRFVKFNIVCLAGLVLNVLILNIVFNYLIPNRYIANLIAIAIATVWNFWVNLRLSWRVTQVK; encoded by the coding sequence ATGAGTATCAATAAAACTCAGTCATTATTGCCCGTACCCGTAGGTAATTTACAAGTTCCTGAGTTTCCACCTAGTTATTCAGGTGCGACTGATCAGCCTATCCAGTTTTCACTCATCATTCCTACCTACAAAGAGAGTGGAAATATTAGAAATGTTGTTGAGAAGTTAACTCAAATACTTGATGAGTTTATCCCAGGCGATTATGAACTAATCGTGGTAGATGATGATAGCCCGGATGGCACATGGGAAGTGGCGTTGTCTTTGACATCAGAGTATCCACAATTACAAGTAATGCGACGGCAGCAAGAAAGAGGACTGTCAACAGCTGTAATTCGTGGTTGGCAAGCAGCAAGAGGTAATATCTTAGGTGTAATTGATGGAGACTTGCAACATCCGCCTCATGTATTGCAAGAACTCTTGACTAAAATCCATAGAGGAGCAGATTTAGCAGTAGCCAGCCGTCACGTAGATGGGGGTGGCGTAAGTAGCTGGAGTTTTATTAGACGCTTTTTATCTCGCGGGGCGCAATTGTTAGGACTGATGATTCTACCTAGAGTTTTGGGTAGAGTTTCCGACCCCATGAGTGGTTATTTTATGGTGCGTCGTGAATGTATTACCAATGCCACTTTTAACCCGGTAGGGTACAAGATTTTATTAGAGGTAATTGGGCGTGGTCAAGTAGATGAAATTGCGGAAGCAGGCTATGTATTTCGTGAACGCCAAGAAGGCGAGAGCAAAGTTACATGGAAGCAGTATGTAGACTACATCCGCCATTTAATTCGTTTACGAATTTCTACAGGTAGACTACAAAGAATTAATGAAAGCTTCCCCTTGGGTAGATTTGTCCGTTTTGGCTTGGTAGGGTTAAGTGGAGTATTTATAGATATGGCACTGCTGTACCTACTCAGTGACCCATCAACACTAGGCTGGCCTTTAACCCGCAGTAAAATTATCGCCTCGGAAATAGCAATTTTTAATAACTTCCTGTGGAATGATGCCTGGACATTTGCCGATGTGTCTATGCAGCAACAAGGTTGGTCGCAACGGATCAAGCGGTTTGTAAAATTTAATATTGTCTGCCTTGCCGGCTTAGTGCTGAATGTCTTGATATTAAATATTGTGTTTAACTATCTCATTCCCAACCGCTATATTGCTAACCTCATTGCGATCGCCATAGCTACCGTTTGGAACTTCTGGGTTAACTTGCGTCTGAGTTGGCGTGTCACTCAAGTCAAATAA
- a CDS encoding TenA family protein: MTLSNELWTANQDLAQACLEHPFVQGIGDGSLEERKFAYYVGQDAFFLEAFARAYSIAAAKSPDWVGFTTFHSLAGGVLEELRLHEGYAAKWGVDLRSVQPGGATRRYTDFLLATAWSGDVGLTAAAMSPCMRLYAFLGEELAKNGIPHHRYADWIRTYSSADFLPLAQQLESLVENYASANAITHSTYRYAMFCEQEFFQAAYLT, translated from the coding sequence ATGACTCTCTCAAACGAACTTTGGACAGCAAACCAAGATTTAGCCCAAGCTTGCTTAGAACATCCTTTTGTTCAAGGTATTGGTGATGGTAGTCTTGAGGAGCGGAAATTTGCTTACTATGTGGGGCAGGATGCTTTTTTCTTAGAGGCTTTTGCCCGTGCTTATAGTATTGCGGCCGCTAAGTCACCAGACTGGGTTGGTTTTACCACGTTTCACTCATTAGCTGGTGGTGTACTTGAGGAACTGCGGCTACACGAAGGCTATGCAGCAAAATGGGGTGTAGATTTGCGTTCTGTCCAACCTGGAGGAGCCACTCGTCGCTATACTGATTTTTTGTTAGCTACTGCTTGGAGTGGGGATGTAGGTTTAACGGCTGCGGCTATGTCTCCCTGTATGCGGTTGTATGCTTTTTTGGGTGAGGAGTTAGCTAAGAATGGTATTCCTCATCATCGGTATGCTGACTGGATTCGTACTTACAGTAGCGCGGATTTTTTACCCTTGGCGCAACAATTAGAAAGTTTGGTAGAAAATTACGCTAGTGCTAATGCCATAACCCATTCAACTTATCGCTACGCTATGTTTTGTGAACAGGAGTTTTTTCAAGCTGCTTATTTGACTTGA
- a CDS encoding pentapeptide repeat-containing protein has product MKNLIFIATTVITSISFINIAQAANQEHVRQLLATKQCQNCNLSGAGLVMADLSGANLSGANLAGANLSRANLSGADLRGANLSGAGLAGVNLSEAKLSGANLAGADLRGAFLSNAQFTGAYLQGTNFQGAVGIPLQVATPDEFYALGVAEAQKGNQQQAIYYFNQAIAAQPEYAGAYLARGISKYQIFDRQGAAQDAQIAEKLFTTQNNARGIQTSQAFIKELQTPYTEKLSTGKPSFFDFVGSLGSVLLQFFPF; this is encoded by the coding sequence ATGAAAAATCTAATTTTTATCGCAACTACCGTTATAACATCTATTAGTTTTATCAATATTGCCCAAGCGGCAAATCAAGAACATGTTAGACAGCTATTGGCAACAAAACAATGTCAAAACTGTAACTTAAGTGGTGCTGGCTTAGTTATGGCTGACTTGTCTGGAGCGAATTTAAGTGGTGCTAACTTAGCAGGTGCAAATTTAAGCCGGGCAAACTTAAGTGGTGCTGATTTACGGGGTGCAAACTTAAGTGGTGCAGGTTTAGCCGGGGTGAATTTAAGTGAAGCCAAACTCAGTGGCGCAAATTTAGCTGGTGCAGATTTAAGAGGCGCGTTCTTAAGTAATGCCCAATTTACAGGTGCATATTTGCAAGGAACCAACTTTCAGGGTGCAGTAGGTATACCATTACAAGTTGCAACACCAGATGAATTTTATGCTTTAGGTGTAGCTGAAGCGCAAAAAGGCAATCAACAACAAGCCATCTATTATTTTAATCAAGCGATCGCTGCGCAACCAGAATATGCAGGAGCATACTTAGCGCGGGGTATTTCTAAATACCAAATTTTTGACCGTCAAGGCGCAGCGCAAGACGCACAAATCGCCGAAAAACTATTTACAACACAAAATAACGCCAGAGGAATACAAACCTCTCAAGCTTTCATCAAAGAACTACAAACACCATATACAGAAAAACTCAGCACTGGTAAACCCAGTTTCTTCGACTTTGTAGGTAGTTTAGGTTCAGTCTTGCTACAGTTTTTCCCATTTTGA
- the dtd gene encoding D-aminoacyl-tRNA deacylase: MRVIVQRVKSSQVTVNGEIVGKIGRGLNLLVGIADTDTDNELDWMVRKCLELRLFPDEAGGDRWQKSVQEIGGGLLVVSQFTLYGDCRKGRRPSFDRSATPSLAEELYNRFVLKLRSSNLQVETGKFGAMMQVMIENDGPVTLILEREAE; the protein is encoded by the coding sequence ATGCGCGTTATTGTCCAGCGAGTTAAATCGTCTCAAGTTACTGTCAATGGTGAAATTGTTGGCAAAATTGGTCGAGGATTAAACTTACTTGTAGGTATTGCTGATACAGATACAGATAACGAACTTGATTGGATGGTGCGCAAATGTTTGGAGTTGCGTCTGTTTCCTGATGAAGCAGGTGGAGACAGATGGCAGAAATCTGTGCAGGAAATTGGTGGTGGGTTGTTAGTAGTGAGTCAGTTTACTTTGTATGGAGATTGTCGCAAAGGTCGCCGTCCTTCTTTTGACCGTTCAGCTACTCCCTCACTAGCAGAGGAATTATACAACCGCTTTGTTTTGAAGTTACGCAGTAGTAATTTACAAGTAGAAACAGGCAAATTTGGCGCTATGATGCAGGTGATGATTGAGAATGATGGCCCTGTAACTTTGATATTAGAGCGAGAAGCAGAATAA